One Mangifera indica cultivar Alphonso chromosome 4, CATAS_Mindica_2.1, whole genome shotgun sequence genomic region harbors:
- the LOC123213494 gene encoding protein NETWORKED 3A-like: MASIDIKEEKENDEAAAASACSRRWDTLHPPQQSQWLQTTLSDLDEKTKAMLDMMQDDSDSFAQRAEMYYKKRPQLVEMVEDLSKSYRSLALKYDQLRSNSFRVTNLDLVLSSSSNSSFNQVKQLQNSLNQVQQLQTCHQKKIRDDFESLKKELMANNSRQMKKTVNADKVSDEIEPSSDRQIMPFLEREKMWNEMSLKLSKLVEDNLRQQGQLIRRNDKKREDIEQLYSEINRLMNENKALKWSQSSCPDKVGDKNQNHSHRASIFKKIFCMRFKT, from the exons ATGGCTTCAATTGACATcaaggaagagaaagagaacgATGAGGCTGCTGCTGCTTCTGCTTGTTCGAGGAGATGGGATACTCTTCATCCTCCTCAACAATCCCAATGGCTTCAAACAACTCTCTCAG ATTTGGATGAGAAGACGAAGGCCATGCTCGACATGATGCAGGATGATAGTGATTCATTTGCTCAAAGAGCTGAGATGTATTATAAGAAGAGACCTCAGCTTGTAGAGATGGTGGAAGACTTGAGCAAATCTTATCGTTCTCTAGCTCTGAAATATGACCAACTCAGATCCAATTCATTCCGAGTCACCAACTTAGATCTGGTGCTGTCGTCTTCTTCAAACTCCTCCTTCAATCAAGTTAAACAGCTCCAAAACTCGCTCAATCAAGTTCAACAGCTCCAAACCTGCCACCAGAAAAAGATCAGAGACGACTTTGAGAGTCTGAAAAAGGAGTTGATGGCAAATAACTCGAGACAGATGAAAAAAACAGTCAATGCTGATAAAGTGAGTGATGAAATTGAACCCAGTAGTGATCGTCAAATCATGCCTTTCTTAGAAAGGGAGAAGATGTGGAATGAAATGAGCTTGAAGTTGTCCAAACTGGTGGAAGATAACTTGAGACAGCAAGGGCAGTTGATTCGGAGAAAtgataaaaagagagaagataTTGAACAGCTTTATTCTGAAATTAACAGACTGATGAATGAGAACAAGGCTTTGAAGTGGTCTCAAAGCAGCTGCCCTGATAAAGTTGGTGATAAGAACCAAAACCATAGCCATCGAgcttcaatatttaaaaaaattttctgcaTGAGATTCAAGACTTGA
- the LOC123213493 gene encoding RNA polymerase II C-terminal domain phosphatase-like 3, which produces MGLEEGEISDTASVEEISEEVFNNNQEVVVVKESKPKGESARVWTMQDLYNKYPTICRGYASAGLYNLAWAQAVQNRPLNDIFVMDVEQDEVSKRLSPSSSVASVNSKEVVKKEVDKVVIDDSGDEKEEGELEEGEIDLDSEPVENVIEDKDLVNGDSLEKRVESVRGDLESVANVIDDKSFEGVCSRLQNALESLGEVIVDNNVLPRRDALIQLAFSAVQAVNSVFCSMNIDLKEQNKDILSRLLSLIKSHYPPLFLPHQMEEIDAVVSSLDSRNVLLGGKASNNEKEMVDIDGVNKTDCNALAENDGHDMTHKKNLLPVEPLIHNKLYVSLEASKPAVPAVKSRVLLPLLDLHKDHDADSLPSPTRETTPSLPARRALTVGEGMVKSGLAAANAAHDSEDIKMCYYETDVVKAVSSYQQKFSNSSFFSNDRLPSPTPSEESGEGNGDTGGEISSSSAVDKFKVVNPPVSGQEAFSSSQRMENSTIQGLSSAKSAAFLSSGSNPIVKASVKSRDPRLRFANPDALDFNQRTVPMAHNNPKVEPVGGITNTRKQKTMEEASFGGPATKRQRHRTENYGVGGEAKTVYGNAGWLEDTSMVGPKISNRNQFVESAASDPKNVAACPSVTIGTPNGVASRNEPVAVTAPSTTASLPALLKDIAGNPTMLLNILKMGQQQKLVVEAQQKSTDPLRSMMHLQSLSSIVGSVPLENVSQSTPSGVLPKPTGTVQVPSQAASLDDLGKVRMKPRDPRRVLHGNSLQRSGSLGPEQLKIDGPLTSNTLGDKDNLNFQRQQGQAESKQVLSLSVPPPDIAQQFTKTLINLADIMSVSQASTNQPMASQNLPGQSSQVKLDRTDVKTVTPNQDDKQTGTGTTADGPVGPPSQNLPTGPVQNTWGEVAHLFEGYDEQQKAAIQRERTRRIEEQKKMFAAHKLCLVLDLDHTLLNSAKFNEVDPVHDEILRKKEEEDREKPQRHLFRFPHMSMWTKLRPGIWKFLERASKLYELHLYTMGNKLYATEMAKVLDPKGVLFAGRVISRGDDGDPFDSDNGGPPKSKDLEGVLGLESGVVIVDDSVRVWPHHKMNLIVVERYIYFPCSRRHFGLPGPSLLEIDVDERPEDGTLASSLMVIERIHQNFFAHQSLDDADVRSILVMEQKKILAGCHIVFSRVIPIGDANPHLHPLWQTAEQFGAVCTNQIDEQVTHVVANSLGTDKVNWALSTGRYVVYPSWVEASALLYRRANEHDFAVKT; this is translated from the exons ATGGGATTAGAGGAAGGTGAAATTTCTGATACGGCGTCGGTTGAAGAGATCAGTGAAGAGGTTTTTAATAATAATCAGGAAGTTGTTGTTGTGAAAGAATCGAAGCCTAAAGGTGAGTCTGCTAGGGTTTGGACGATGCAAGATCTATACAATAAATATCCGACGATTTGTCGAGGATATGCGTCGGCTGGTTTGTATAATCTTGCGTGGGCCCAGGCGGTTCAGAATAGACCGCTGAATGATATATTTGTTATGGATGTTGAACAAGATGAGGTGTCGAAAAGATTGTCGCCGTCGTCGTCGGTGGCGTCTGTTAATAGTAAAGAAGTAGTGAAGAAGGAAGTGGATAAAGTTGTGATTGATGATAGCGGGGATGAGAAGGAGGAGGGTGAGTTGGAGGAAGGTGAGATTGATTTGGATTCAGAACCGGTTGAGAATGTTATTGAAGATAAGGATTTAGTTAATGGTGATAGTTTAGAGAAAAGGGTAGAGTCTGTTAGAGGAGATTTGGAGAGTGTTGCTAATGTGATTGATGACAA ATCATTTGAAGGAGTGTGTTCAAGACTTCAAAATGCTTTGGAGAGCTTGGGTGAAGTGATTGTCGACAATAATGTTCTTCCCAGAAGAGATGCTCTCATTCAACTAGCATTTTCTGCTGTTCAAGCTGTTAATTCT GTGTTCTGCTCAATGAATATCGACTTAAAAGAACAGAACAAGGACATTTTATCAAG GTTACTTTCTCTTATCAAGAGCCACTATCCTCCTCTTTTCCTCCCTCACCAGATGGAAGAG ATAGACGCTGTGGTATCTTCTCTGGACTCCCGAAATGTTTTGCTGGGTGGTAAAGCAAGCAATAATGAGAAAGAGATGGTGGACATAGATGGTGTTAACAAAACGGATTGTAATGCATTAGCTGAAAATGATGGCCATGATATGACCCATAAGAAGAATTTGCTACCTGTTGAACCTTTGATACATAATAAACTATACGTGTCACTAGAAGCTTCAAAACCAGCTGTACCTGCTGTTAAGAGTAGAGTTCTGCTCCCACTGCTTGACCTACATAAGGACCATGATGCTGACAGCCTCCCATCTCCCACAAGGGAAACAACACCATCTCTACCTGCTCGCAGAGCATTGACTGTTGGAGAAGGTATGGTTAAGTCAGGGTTGGCCGCAGCCAATGCAGCTCATGACTCAGAAGATAttaaaatgtgttattatgaAACTGATGTCGTCAAAGCTGTTTCCTCCTATCAACAGAAATTCAGTAATAGTTCATTCTTTTCCAATGATAGACTTCCAAGTCCAACCCCGTCAGAGGAGTCTGGTGAAGGGAATGGTGATACTGGTGGGGAGATTTCTAGTTCCTCCGCGGTTGACAAATTCAAAGTTGTAAATCCACCTGTTTCAGGGCAAGaagctttttcttcttcacaaCGCATGGAAAATTCCACCATTCAAGGATTGTCTTCTGCTAAAAGTGCTGCCTTCCTTAGCTCAGGGTCTAACCCTATTGTGAAAGCATCTGTTAAGAGTAGAGACCCCAGGCTTCGGTTTGCAAACCCTGATGCATTGGATTTCAACCAACGTACTGTACCCATGGCGCACAATAATCCTAAAGTGGAACCTGTTGGTGGAATAACGAATACAAGAAAGCAAAAGACCATGGAAGAGGCTTCTTTTGGGGGTCCTGCAACTAAAAGGCAACGACACAGAACAGAAAATTATGGAGTTGGTGGGGAAGCAAAAACTGTGTATGGAAACGCTGGCTGGTTGGAGGACACCAGTATGGTTGGgcctaaaatttcaaacagaAATCAGTTTGTAGAATCTGCCGCCTCTGATCCCAAGAATGTAGCTGCTTGCCCTAGTGTTACTATTGGTACACCGAATGGGGTTGCTAGCAGAAATGAGCCTGTGGCAGTGACTGCTCCCAGTACCACAGCCTCTTTGCCTGCTCTATTGAAAGATATTGCAGGGAATCCAACCATGTTACTAAATATACTAAAGATGGGACAACAACAGAAATTAGTGGTAGAAGCCCAGCAGAAGTCGACTGATCCTTTAAGAAGTATGATGCACCTGCAGAGTTTGAGTTCGATTGTGGGATCAGTTCCTTTGGAGAATGTTTCCCAATCAACTCCCTCAGGGGTTTTGCCAAAACCAACAGGAACAGTTCAGGTTCCTTCTCAAGCAGCATCTTTG GATGATTTGGGAAAAGTCCGCATGAAGCCTCGTGACCCTCGACGTGTTCTCCATGGAAATTCACTTCAGAGGAGTGGGAGCTTGGGACCTGAGCAGTTAAAAATAGATGGACCTTTAACTTCTAATACCCTGGGGGACAAGGACAATTTGAATTTCCAAAGGCAACAGGGTCAAGCAGAATCAAAACAAGTGCTATCTCTATCAGTTCCACCTCCAGATATTGCACAGCAATTCACCAAGACTTTGATAAATCTTGCTGATATTATGTCTGTGTCCCAAGCATCAACAAATCAACCAATGGCTTCACAGAATCTTCCGGGTCAATCATCGCAGGTGAAATTGGACAGAACAGATGTGAAAACTGTAACACCAAATCAGGATGACAAGCAAACTGGAACTGGTACGACTGCTGATGGACCTGTAGGTCCTCCATCGCAGAACCTTCCTACTGGTCCTGTACAGAACACATGGGGAGAAGTTGCACATCTTTTTGAAGGATATGATGAACAGCAAAAGGCCGCCATTCAAAGAGAGAGAACAAGGAGGATAGAAGAACAGAAGAAGATGTTTGCTGCACACAAGCTTTGTCTCGTCTTGGATCTAGATCATACTCTTCTTAATTCAGCTAAG TTCAACGAAGTAGACCCAGTGCATGATGAGATATTGAGAAAGAAAGAGGAGGAGGATCGGGAAAAACCACAGAGACATCTTTTCCGCTTTCCTCATATGTCAATGTGGACCAAATTGAGGCCTGGGATCTGGAAATTTTTGGAGAGAGCTAGTAAACTATATGAGCTGCATCTTTATACAATGGGGAACAAGCTATATGCTACGGAGATGGCAAAGGTGCTTGACCCTAAAGGGGTTCTGTTTGCTGGACGAGTCATTTCTAGGGGTGATGATGGAGATCCCTTTGACAGTGATAATGGGGGGCCTCCTAAGAGTAAGGATCTTGAAGGGGTGTTGGGTTTGGAATCTGGTGTTGTGATTGTAGATGATTCAGTTAGAGTGTGGCCACATCACAAAATGAATTTGATAGTTGTAGAAAG GTATATTTATTTTCCTTGCAGTAGGCGCCATTTTGGGCTTCCAGGTCCTTCTCTTCTTGAAATTGATGTAGATGAGAGACCTGAAGATGGGACTTTGGCATCTTCTTTGATG GTTATTGAGAGAATCCACCAAAACTTTTTTGCCCATCAGTCTTTAGATGATGCAGATGTTAGGAGTATTCTAGTAATGGAGCAGAAAAAGATTTTGGCCGGTTGTCATATAGTATTTAGCAGGGTGATTCCAATTGGTGATGCCAATCCTCATCTACATCCACTGTGGCAGACAGCTGAACAGTTTGGTGCTGTGTGCACTAATCAGATCGATGAACAGGTTACTCATGTGGTTGCCAATTCCCTTGGAACTGATAAG GTGAATTGGGCCCTATCCACTGGAAGATATGTTGTCTATCCTAGCTG GGTGGAAGCATCGGCGTTGCTTTATCGGAGGGCAAATGAGCATGATTTTGCCGTTAAAACATAA
- the LOC123214949 gene encoding transcription factor bHLH137-like, whose protein sequence is MAAFSYNQQQHPTFVLDSILVPDTSNNMHILSHDNAQTTATITEPCFPSMVLPDHHSYQYCQEIPVLPQIHETSTVQLSCTKTSTAATAGPSFTAEQDSISSAMVGGLAGGEHQLSVEVGFSSMEKKTKSMETKVEIVGKGDEKESKYCGNPRKAEVRKVKRVSKNQKRIPAEVPSGFVHVRARRGQATDSHSLAERVRRQKISVRMKLLQSLVPGCDKITGKALILDEIIKYVKTLQTQVQYLTAKLASVNPIIYGFDLDFNTNTFGQEESRSLDFQLPPFVESSSTPSMTSFHEKMAILNSQMFPHVPEQRSHISFQAHYL, encoded by the exons ATGGCAGCCTTCTCTTATAATCAGCAGCAGCATCCCACTTTTGTTCTTGACTCGATTCTTGTGCCAGACACCTCGAACAACATGCATATATTATCTCATGATAATGCTCAAACAACAGCCACTATCACTGAACCTTGTTTTCCTTCTATGGTACTGCCTGATcatcatagttatcaatattgTCAGGAGATACCTGTGCTCCCTCAAATCCATGAAACTTCCACTGTTCAGCTTTCATGTACTAAAACTTCTACTGCTGCTACTGCTGGCCCTTCTTTTACTGCAGAGCAAGATTCAATTTCATCGGCCATGGTTGGTGGGCTTGCTGGAGGTGAACATCAACTCTCTGTTGAGGTGGGTTTCAGCTCAATGGAGAAGAAGACAAAGAGCATGGAAACGAAG GTAGAAATAGTAGGCAAAGGTGATGAGAAAGAAAGCAAGTACTGTGGTAACCCAAGAAAGGCTGAGGTGAGAAAGGTGAAACGGGTTTCAAAAAATCAGAAGAGAATTCCTGCAGAAGTTCCAAGTGGTTTTGTTCACGTAAGAGCAAGGAGAGGTCAAGCCACAGACAGTCACAGCTTAGCTGAGAGG GTGAGAAGACAAAAAATCAGTGTGAGGATGAAGCTACTGCAATCACTTGTTCCAGGGTGTGATAAG ATCACAGGCAAGGCTCTAATATtggatgaaattattaaatatgtcaAAACCCTGCAGACTCAAGTACAG TACTTGACTGCAAAACTTGCTTCTGTAAATCCCATAATTTATGGCTTTGACCTGGACTTCAATACAAACACATTTGGCCAGGAG GAGAGCCGTAGCTTGGATTTTCAGCTGCCACCTTTTGTAGAATCCAGCTCCACCCCGTCCATGACATCTTTCCATGAGAAAATGGCAATACTAAATTCCCAGATGTTTCCTCATGTTCCGGAGCAAAGATCCCACATTTCCTTTCAA GCACACTATCTCTGA